Proteins encoded together in one Ignavibacteriota bacterium window:
- a CDS encoding arginine--tRNA ligase, which produces MKEYLEARLRDAARSAGYDIGDVDVQFERPKQAGHGDLASNLAMLLAKVAKKNPRELAAHLVDALVLDERRISSVEIAGPGFINFRFSEYYLDDQLANILERGPLFGRTSMHSGKKANVEWVSANPTGPLHAGHGRQVCLGATLCSILEHAGWDVTREYYFNNAGNQMNNLGRSVRARYLEKCGEDVAADEIQYAGEYIAGIAELVYEEHGDGKKDAPIEYFRKAGEEWCFTHIKRTLSALNVHHDVFFNEDSLYRDGKIQEVIDELRARDLVYDHEGALWLRTTKFGADKDRVVVKSTGEPTYRLPDIAYHRDKISRGYDKVIDIFGADHIATIPDVLAGVESLGLPVNHVDVIIHQMVSFVNEGEAVKMSKRSGNVYYLDDLIRDVGADAVRYFFVMRGANAHLEFDVQLAREQSENNPVYYLQYAHARIASILRFAESEGRDLTAIPDLSRLRHPAELTLIKALSGLPEIITLSASTYETQHICTYLHSVAGEFHRFYHECRVVTEDEALTAARLALCRATKQVLANGFVILGISAPERM; this is translated from the coding sequence ATGAAAGAGTATCTCGAAGCACGGCTTCGTGACGCCGCTCGCTCGGCGGGATACGACATCGGGGATGTCGATGTTCAGTTTGAGCGCCCCAAACAGGCGGGGCACGGCGATCTTGCGAGCAACCTCGCCATGCTTCTCGCAAAAGTGGCCAAGAAGAACCCACGAGAGCTGGCAGCGCACCTTGTTGACGCTCTCGTACTCGATGAACGGCGGATCAGCAGTGTGGAAATTGCCGGACCGGGCTTCATCAATTTTAGATTTTCGGAATACTACCTCGACGATCAACTCGCGAACATACTCGAGAGAGGACCGCTGTTCGGAAGAACTTCCATGCACAGCGGGAAGAAGGCAAACGTCGAGTGGGTCAGCGCGAATCCTACCGGACCGCTTCATGCCGGGCACGGGCGACAGGTTTGCCTCGGCGCCACCCTTTGTTCTATTCTCGAGCATGCCGGCTGGGATGTGACCCGCGAATACTACTTCAACAACGCAGGCAACCAGATGAACAATCTGGGCCGCTCCGTCCGCGCGAGATATCTGGAGAAATGCGGAGAGGATGTCGCGGCGGATGAAATTCAGTATGCGGGCGAATACATCGCGGGTATCGCGGAACTTGTGTATGAGGAGCACGGTGACGGAAAAAAGGATGCGCCGATCGAGTATTTCCGTAAAGCCGGTGAGGAGTGGTGTTTCACACATATCAAGCGCACGCTCTCCGCGTTGAACGTTCACCACGACGTCTTCTTCAACGAGGACTCACTTTACCGAGACGGGAAAATTCAAGAGGTGATCGACGAACTGCGCGCGCGCGACCTGGTATACGATCATGAGGGAGCGCTGTGGTTGCGAACCACAAAATTCGGCGCGGACAAAGACCGGGTTGTCGTAAAAAGCACGGGCGAGCCCACGTATCGTCTCCCTGATATCGCGTATCACCGGGACAAAATATCGCGTGGATACGACAAGGTTATCGATATCTTTGGCGCGGATCACATCGCAACAATTCCAGATGTTCTTGCAGGCGTCGAATCGCTGGGATTACCTGTGAATCATGTGGATGTTATTATCCACCAGATGGTGAGCTTTGTGAACGAAGGTGAAGCCGTCAAGATGAGCAAGCGCTCGGGGAACGTGTACTATCTCGATGATCTTATTCGCGACGTCGGCGCGGATGCCGTCAGGTACTTCTTTGTGATGCGCGGCGCAAACGCGCACCTGGAATTCGATGTTCAATTGGCTCGAGAGCAGAGCGAGAATAATCCCGTGTATTACCTGCAGTACGCACATGCGCGTATCGCAAGCATCCTCCGCTTCGCGGAATCAGAAGGTCGCGATCTGACAGCAATTCCCGATCTCTCACGATTGAGACATCCCGCTGAATTAACGCTGATAAAGGCGTTGTCGGGTCTTCCGGAAATAATCACCCTATCCGCTTCAACATACGAGACGCAGCACATCTGCACGTACCTGCACAGTGTCGCCGGTGAGTTTCACCGCTTCTATCACGAGTGCAGGGTTGTGACCGAAGACGAAGCGCTCACCGCGGCGCGACTCGCCCTCTGCCGCGCAACAAAACAGGTGCTCGCGAACGGCTTCGTCATACTCGGCATCAGCGCTCCCGAGCGGATGTAG
- the rsfS gene encoding ribosome silencing factor yields the protein MTSHETARAAAAFALEKKAHDVAILELGSLSDVTDYFVVCTGDTDTHVKAIADHVDDQLRIAGSPVWRREGLQTLQWVLLDCVDVVVHVFQPRVREYYDIERLWGDAPIEKITDAPDGTVVTVEQER from the coding sequence TTGACTTCACACGAAACCGCCCGTGCCGCCGCCGCATTTGCGCTCGAAAAAAAGGCGCACGATGTCGCCATCCTTGAACTGGGCTCACTTTCGGATGTAACGGACTACTTTGTCGTCTGTACGGGTGACACCGACACGCATGTGAAAGCGATTGCAGACCACGTTGACGATCAACTGCGAATAGCCGGGAGTCCGGTGTGGCGACGCGAGGGCCTGCAGACACTCCAGTGGGTGCTACTCGACTGCGTGGATGTTGTCGTGCATGTATTCCAGCCGCGTGTCCGCGAATACTACGACATAGAGCGCTTATGGGGAGACGCGCCAATTGAAAAGATCACTGACGCACCGGACGGCACGGTTGTCACCGTGGAGCAGGAACGATGA
- the dnaA gene encoding chromosomal replication initiator protein DnaA yields MESYTTTSPEFVWRQCLHEIRGKVKPLSYKTWFEPLIPTSLEEGMLTLEVPSTYFYEWLEEHYFDLLQDTIRSIVGADARLQYAVKVPTADAVPLLSSDAQGAGQDQPLRSESPDPRDVFQNNLNPKFTFENFIRGDGNQFARAAALNVAKNPGETAFNPLVLYGGVGLGKTHLIQAVGNAIVSANVGKKVCYVSSEKFTIDFVESIEKNKSIEFSSFYRSMDVLIVDDIQFFSGKERTQDTFFHTFNTLHQLKKQIILSSDRPPKDLVGLDERLISRFQCGLTVDIQPPDLETRIAILRKKAEDDHIELPQDVVEFVASNVKSNIRELEGCYIGLIARHTLEQRPIDLTLAEQVLKNVISAEKKDLAVEQIQKIVADHFKVTENSLRAKTRKQEIVLPRQVAMYLSKTYTRASLKTIGLHFGGRDHTTIIHACRSIESLLQEDENLRSHVDNLKKQISYISG; encoded by the coding sequence ATGGAATCATACACGACAACAAGCCCGGAGTTTGTGTGGCGTCAGTGCCTGCATGAAATACGCGGTAAAGTGAAACCGTTGTCCTACAAGACCTGGTTCGAACCGCTTATCCCCACTTCGCTGGAGGAGGGGATGCTCACCCTCGAGGTTCCGAGCACCTACTTCTACGAATGGCTTGAGGAGCACTATTTTGATTTGCTCCAAGACACCATTCGCTCTATCGTCGGCGCCGATGCGCGGCTTCAGTACGCCGTTAAAGTCCCTACGGCAGACGCCGTCCCGCTTCTTTCATCCGATGCGCAAGGTGCAGGACAAGACCAACCGCTGCGCAGCGAATCGCCCGATCCAAGGGATGTTTTTCAAAACAACCTCAATCCCAAGTTCACCTTCGAGAACTTCATCCGCGGGGATGGCAATCAGTTCGCTCGCGCTGCGGCACTGAATGTCGCAAAAAATCCCGGCGAAACGGCGTTTAACCCACTCGTATTATATGGGGGTGTGGGGCTTGGCAAAACGCACCTTATACAGGCGGTGGGAAACGCAATCGTAAGCGCAAATGTAGGAAAAAAGGTGTGCTATGTCTCGAGTGAGAAATTTACGATCGATTTTGTAGAGTCCATCGAAAAGAACAAATCGATCGAGTTCTCAAGCTTCTACCGAAGCATGGATGTACTCATCGTCGACGACATTCAGTTTTTCTCGGGCAAGGAAAGAACCCAGGATACATTCTTCCATACTTTTAACACCCTTCACCAACTGAAGAAGCAAATAATACTCTCGTCGGACCGGCCTCCGAAGGATCTTGTCGGTCTAGACGAAAGACTCATCTCGCGCTTCCAGTGCGGTCTCACTGTCGACATTCAGCCTCCGGACCTGGAAACACGTATAGCCATCCTGAGAAAGAAGGCCGAGGACGACCATATCGAACTCCCACAGGATGTGGTCGAGTTTGTCGCCTCGAATGTGAAATCGAATATCCGGGAACTTGAGGGGTGTTATATCGGACTCATCGCTCGCCATACTCTCGAACAGCGACCGATTGATCTGACCCTCGCGGAACAGGTCTTGAAAAACGTCATTTCAGCAGAGAAAAAAGATCTGGCTGTTGAGCAAATTCAAAAAATAGTTGCCGACCACTTTAAGGTCACCGAGAACTCGCTGCGGGCAAAAACGAGGAAGCAGGAAATTGTACTCCCTCGGCAGGTGGCAATGTATCTTTCAAAGACGTACACCCGGGCATCGTTGAAAACTATCGGACTCCATTTTGGTGGTCGGGATCACACAACGATCATTCATGCCTGCCGGTCCATAGAATCGTTGCTTCAGGAAGACGAGAATCTTCGCAGCCACGTAGACAACCTCAAAAAACAGATATCCTACATTTCGGGATGA
- a CDS encoding LytR C-terminal domain-containing protein, producing the protein MLTGHIVSGFLYFAVMTRNNNRERRLNPGNMLLNFAIVLLAAIVVFLLYSFVNTTMVNTPVDNQADSRGMTTSGEVIQLDVLNGCGVQGVAQDFTDFLRKRKFDVVQSSNYTSFDVVESLVIDRVGNRATASKVAHALGIDVKNVVTQINPDYYLHVSVVIGRDYQELKPYK; encoded by the coding sequence ATGCTGACCGGGCACATTGTGTCCGGTTTTTTGTATTTTGCAGTGATGACTAGGAACAATAACAGAGAGAGACGTCTTAATCCGGGAAACATGCTGCTGAATTTCGCGATCGTTCTCCTGGCAGCGATTGTTGTTTTTCTCCTCTACTCCTTCGTCAACACAACAATGGTGAATACCCCCGTCGACAATCAGGCCGATTCGAGGGGGATGACGACATCGGGAGAGGTGATTCAGTTGGATGTGTTGAACGGCTGCGGCGTGCAGGGAGTGGCGCAGGACTTCACTGATTTTCTGCGCAAACGGAAATTCGATGTCGTCCAATCGTCAAACTACACATCGTTTGATGTCGTGGAATCGCTGGTCATCGATCGGGTTGGGAACAGGGCTACCGCGAGCAAGGTTGCTCACGCTCTGGGGATCGACGTCAAAAACGTCGTGACACAGATAAACCCCGATTACTATCTGCATGTTTCTGTCGTCATCGGCAGGGATTATCAGGAATTGAAACCGTACAAATAA